The Henckelia pumila isolate YLH828 chromosome 2, ASM3356847v2, whole genome shotgun sequence genome includes a window with the following:
- the LOC140879947 gene encoding protein gamma response 1 isoform X2 gives MEGGLQKSPRPGYPAEIPDAKYLSGLSTILVATIQDAKDKISQIEYIFCSQLFPNFHLITQSLQKIYSDAREAAEDIYKEKEKDLLLQIKKLQCEKQQVMEEKAVESNEWIQVIKNMQTVLDSKDSQILRHENTIKEVEEKNIIISKTQLLLDVETQKLQLELVKKSEEVDEAMKVLNKLLQINQSSASVQKGIQLKEYEDKANEFISELENKGWRFDQLLSGLQEKTREVESGKKLQENLLKKIEYQASEILNNEQLVNKHVKESSLLMSKIGGLVNFVDELKKELLKKNNDLEEEKKVQEQLLLQIDSFGFQREKREIELEGFENERRLLLDKQKVLEETIDSLQQIISKKSKPSVGMELQRELLQQFEAKDSELLSEKRKHQELICRYKKLKSQYNYACKKFDLTPETMLSHNKIEDDSEIFRHDQSPATSRDIENKASKAVETAIEVTKPQEEQELLWNNKGTLLIERTNPASSTTSTSVSPKCPIGIKSHLPSAAKRPISYWRDTRSHQSRLGPDPHDDFLDTPLENVKENWGKVITGETHKCPKQDVQNKKFSNSDNDDETQDMNVDPEPRRRQMPPSTRGTSGFKYIEPVRKKSDRESLKGMECKQCKKFYDAILPNGKENADGNWKNMRCEHHNEVSRHRYRYEPPSTPEGFWNIGFESEI, from the exons ATGGAAGGCGGATTGCAAAAGTCTCCAAGACCAGGATATCCTGCAGAAATTCCTGATGCAAAATATCTTTCTGGACTAAGTACAATTCTGGTTGCTACAATCCAGGATGCAAAAGACAAGATTTCCCAGATAGAATACATCTTTTGCAGTCAACTTTTTCCTAATTTTCACTTGATAACTCAAAGCCTCCAGAAAATATATTCTGACGCGAGGGAAGCTGCAGAAGATATAtataaagaaaaggaaaaagacTTGCTACTTCAAATCAAGAAGCTCCAGTGTGAAAAACAGCAGGTTATGGAAGAAAAAGCTGTTGAATCGAATGAGTGGATACAAGTAATTAAAAATATGCAGACGGTTCTTGATTCAAAAGATTCCCAGATACTACGGCATGAGAACACAATTAAAGAGGTTgaagaaaaaaatatcattatCTCGAAAACGCAATTGCTTCTGGATGTTGAAACTCAGAAGTTGCAACTGGAGCTGGTGAAGAAGTCTGAGGAGGTTGATGAGGCAATGAAAGTGCTCAACAAGCTTcttcaaataaatcaatcaagtgCCTCTGTACAGAAAGGTATACAGTTGAAGGAGTATGAAGACAAGGCAAATGAATTCATTTCAGAACTTGAAAATAAGGGTTGGAGATTTGATCAGCTGCTGTCAGGACTTCAAGAAAAGACACGAGAAGTAGAGAGTGGGAAGAAATTGCAAGAAAACTTACTTAagaaaattgaatatcaagcCTCAGAGATATTAAATAACGAACAGCTAGTGAATAAGCATGTGAAAGAGAGTAGTCTTCTCATGTCCAAAATAGGGGGTTTGGTGAATTTTGTTGATGAACTGAAGAAAGaacttttgaagaaaaataatgatttggagGAGGAAAAAAAGGTGCAGGAACAGTTGCTCCTGCAGATTGATTCATTTGGTTTTCAAAGGGAAAAGAGAGAGATAGAATTGGAAGGATTTGAGAACGAGAGAAGATTGCTTCTGGATAAACAAAAAGTTCTAGAGGAAACAATAGATTCTCTTCAACaaattatttctaaaaaaagtAAGCCTTCTGTTGGAATGGAATTGCAAAGAGAGTTATTACAGCAGTTTGAGGCTAAAGATTCAGAATTACTGTCTGAAAAGAGGAAACACCAGGAGCTTATTTGTCGTTATAAGAAGCTGAAATCTCAGTACAACTATGCGTGCAAAAAATTTGATCTTACACCAGAAACTATGCTCTCCCACAACAAAATAGAAGATGATAGTGAAATATTCAGACATGATCAGAGTCCTGCAACTTCACGTG ATATTGAGAACAAGGCTTCAAAAGCGGTTGAAACTGCTATCGAAGTAACCAAACCACAGGAAGAACAAGAACTATTGTGGAACAACAAAGGAACCTTATTGATTGAAAGAACAAATCCAGCATCATCTACCACAAGCACTTCAGTTTCACCAAAATGCCCGATTGGTATAAAGTCACACCTTCCAAGTGCTGCAAAACGCCCTATCTCGTATTGGAGAGATACGAGGTCCCATCAGAGTCGTCTGGGGCCTGATCCACATGATGATTTCCTTGATACCCCACTGGAGAATGTGAAAGAAAATTGGGGAAAAGTAATAACGGGGGAAACACATAAATGTCCTAAACAGGATGTACAGAATAAGAAATTTAGTAACTCTGACAATGATGATGAAACACAGGACATGAATGTAGATCCTGAACCGCGAAGAAGACAAATGCCACCTTCAACTCGCGGAACTTCAGGTTTTAAGTACATAGAACCTGTAAGAAAAAAATCTGACAGGGAAAGCCTGAAAGGCATGGAATGCAAGCAATGCAAGAAGTTTTACGATGCTATTCTCCCTAATGGAAAAGAAAATGCCGATGGGAACTGGAAAAATATGCGCTGCGAACACCACAACGAAGTTTCAAGACATCGATACAGGTATGAACCTCCTTCGACTCCTGAAGGATTTTGGAATATCGGATTTGAATCTGAAATTTAA
- the LOC140879947 gene encoding protein gamma response 1 isoform X1, with protein MEGGLQKSPRPGYPAEIPDAKYLSGLSTILVATIQDAKDKISQIEYIFCSQLFPNFHLITQSLQKIYSDAREAAEDIYKEKEKDLLLQIKKLQCEKQQVMEEKAVESNEWIQVIKNMQTVLDSKDSQILRHENTIKEVEEKNIIISKTQLLLDVETQKLQLELVKKSEEVDEAMKVLNKLLQINQSSASVQKGIQLKEYEDKANEFISELENKGWRFDQLLSGLQEKTREVESGKKLQENLLKKIEYQASEILNNEQLVNKHVKESSLLMSKIGGLVNFVDELKKELLKKNNDLEEEKKVQEQLLLQIDSFGFQREKREIELEGFENERRLLLDKQKVLEETIDSLQQIISKKSKPSVGMELQRELLQQFEAKDSELLSEKRKHQELICRYKKLKSQYNYACKKFDLTPETMLSHNKIEDDSEIFRHDQSPATSRAILNFSDIENKASKAVETAIEVTKPQEEQELLWNNKGTLLIERTNPASSTTSTSVSPKCPIGIKSHLPSAAKRPISYWRDTRSHQSRLGPDPHDDFLDTPLENVKENWGKVITGETHKCPKQDVQNKKFSNSDNDDETQDMNVDPEPRRRQMPPSTRGTSGFKYIEPVRKKSDRESLKGMECKQCKKFYDAILPNGKENADGNWKNMRCEHHNEVSRHRYRYEPPSTPEGFWNIGFESEI; from the exons ATGGAAGGCGGATTGCAAAAGTCTCCAAGACCAGGATATCCTGCAGAAATTCCTGATGCAAAATATCTTTCTGGACTAAGTACAATTCTGGTTGCTACAATCCAGGATGCAAAAGACAAGATTTCCCAGATAGAATACATCTTTTGCAGTCAACTTTTTCCTAATTTTCACTTGATAACTCAAAGCCTCCAGAAAATATATTCTGACGCGAGGGAAGCTGCAGAAGATATAtataaagaaaaggaaaaagacTTGCTACTTCAAATCAAGAAGCTCCAGTGTGAAAAACAGCAGGTTATGGAAGAAAAAGCTGTTGAATCGAATGAGTGGATACAAGTAATTAAAAATATGCAGACGGTTCTTGATTCAAAAGATTCCCAGATACTACGGCATGAGAACACAATTAAAGAGGTTgaagaaaaaaatatcattatCTCGAAAACGCAATTGCTTCTGGATGTTGAAACTCAGAAGTTGCAACTGGAGCTGGTGAAGAAGTCTGAGGAGGTTGATGAGGCAATGAAAGTGCTCAACAAGCTTcttcaaataaatcaatcaagtgCCTCTGTACAGAAAGGTATACAGTTGAAGGAGTATGAAGACAAGGCAAATGAATTCATTTCAGAACTTGAAAATAAGGGTTGGAGATTTGATCAGCTGCTGTCAGGACTTCAAGAAAAGACACGAGAAGTAGAGAGTGGGAAGAAATTGCAAGAAAACTTACTTAagaaaattgaatatcaagcCTCAGAGATATTAAATAACGAACAGCTAGTGAATAAGCATGTGAAAGAGAGTAGTCTTCTCATGTCCAAAATAGGGGGTTTGGTGAATTTTGTTGATGAACTGAAGAAAGaacttttgaagaaaaataatgatttggagGAGGAAAAAAAGGTGCAGGAACAGTTGCTCCTGCAGATTGATTCATTTGGTTTTCAAAGGGAAAAGAGAGAGATAGAATTGGAAGGATTTGAGAACGAGAGAAGATTGCTTCTGGATAAACAAAAAGTTCTAGAGGAAACAATAGATTCTCTTCAACaaattatttctaaaaaaagtAAGCCTTCTGTTGGAATGGAATTGCAAAGAGAGTTATTACAGCAGTTTGAGGCTAAAGATTCAGAATTACTGTCTGAAAAGAGGAAACACCAGGAGCTTATTTGTCGTTATAAGAAGCTGAAATCTCAGTACAACTATGCGTGCAAAAAATTTGATCTTACACCAGAAACTATGCTCTCCCACAACAAAATAGAAGATGATAGTGAAATATTCAGACATGATCAGAGTCCTGCAACTTCACGTG CAATTCTAAATTTTTCAGATATTGAGAACAAGGCTTCAAAAGCGGTTGAAACTGCTATCGAAGTAACCAAACCACAGGAAGAACAAGAACTATTGTGGAACAACAAAGGAACCTTATTGATTGAAAGAACAAATCCAGCATCATCTACCACAAGCACTTCAGTTTCACCAAAATGCCCGATTGGTATAAAGTCACACCTTCCAAGTGCTGCAAAACGCCCTATCTCGTATTGGAGAGATACGAGGTCCCATCAGAGTCGTCTGGGGCCTGATCCACATGATGATTTCCTTGATACCCCACTGGAGAATGTGAAAGAAAATTGGGGAAAAGTAATAACGGGGGAAACACATAAATGTCCTAAACAGGATGTACAGAATAAGAAATTTAGTAACTCTGACAATGATGATGAAACACAGGACATGAATGTAGATCCTGAACCGCGAAGAAGACAAATGCCACCTTCAACTCGCGGAACTTCAGGTTTTAAGTACATAGAACCTGTAAGAAAAAAATCTGACAGGGAAAGCCTGAAAGGCATGGAATGCAAGCAATGCAAGAAGTTTTACGATGCTATTCTCCCTAATGGAAAAGAAAATGCCGATGGGAACTGGAAAAATATGCGCTGCGAACACCACAACGAAGTTTCAAGACATCGATACAGGTATGAACCTCCTTCGACTCCTGAAGGATTTTGGAATATCGGATTTGAATCTGAAATTTAA